Proteins found in one Brevibacillus brevis genomic segment:
- the gcvT gene encoding glycine cleavage system aminomethyltransferase GcvT gives MSNLKRTPLFDSYAKYGAKTIDFGGWDLPVQFTSIGQEHEAVRTKAGLFDVSHMGEVDVKGENALSYLQRVTTNDVSKLQVGQAQYSVLCYPDGGTVDDLLVYKYADDHYLLVINAGNIDKDYAWLEEHLIPGVTIENISPQTAQIAIQGPLAESILQKLTTTDLSQIGFFRFERDVQVSGIPALVSRTGYTGEDGFEIYLDADRAAELWDILLDAGKDEGLLPCGLGARDTLRFEAKLPLYGQELSKDITPIEAGIGFAVKVDKEVPFIGQEVLKAQKENGAPRKLVGIEMIDRGIPRTHYPVYVGEELIGEVTTGTQSPTLKKNVGLALVKTEHAAPGTQVEVEIRGKRLKAEVVAAPFYKRPKN, from the coding sequence ATGTCCAATTTGAAACGTACGCCACTATTTGATTCTTATGCAAAGTATGGCGCGAAAACCATCGACTTCGGTGGTTGGGATCTGCCAGTGCAGTTTACAAGCATTGGTCAAGAGCATGAAGCCGTTCGGACTAAAGCTGGTCTATTTGATGTTTCCCATATGGGAGAAGTGGACGTAAAAGGGGAAAACGCTCTTTCTTATCTCCAGCGTGTGACTACGAATGACGTGTCCAAGCTGCAAGTCGGGCAGGCGCAGTACAGTGTGCTTTGCTACCCGGATGGGGGGACGGTAGACGATCTGCTTGTTTACAAGTATGCAGATGATCATTACCTGCTCGTCATCAACGCGGGGAACATCGACAAAGACTATGCGTGGCTAGAAGAACATCTGATTCCAGGCGTAACGATTGAGAATATTTCGCCACAAACAGCACAAATCGCGATTCAAGGTCCTTTGGCAGAGTCCATTCTGCAAAAGCTGACGACTACAGACTTGTCACAAATCGGTTTTTTCCGTTTTGAGCGTGATGTGCAAGTGAGCGGCATTCCGGCATTGGTCTCTCGCACTGGCTATACTGGCGAAGATGGCTTCGAGATTTATTTGGATGCCGATCGTGCAGCAGAGCTGTGGGACATTTTGCTCGATGCCGGAAAAGATGAAGGTCTGTTGCCGTGCGGTCTCGGTGCGCGCGATACGCTTCGCTTTGAAGCCAAGCTGCCACTGTACGGTCAAGAGCTCAGCAAAGACATTACGCCGATCGAAGCGGGCATTGGCTTTGCTGTCAAGGTAGACAAAGAAGTGCCGTTCATCGGTCAAGAAGTACTGAAGGCACAAAAAGAAAACGGAGCTCCACGCAAGCTGGTAGGGATCGAAATGATCGATCGTGGGATTCCGCGCACGCATTATCCTGTCTATGTGGGAGAAGAGCTCATTGGCGAAGTGACGACGGGAACACAATCCCCAACCTTGAAGAAAAACGTCGGTCTCGCTCTCGTAAAAACCGAGCATGCTGCGCCAGGTACACAAGTAGAAGTAGAAATCCGCGGAAAACGTCTGAAAGCAGAAGTCGTTGCCGCTCCATTTTATAAACGCCCAAAAAACTAA
- a CDS encoding YkuS family protein, with the protein MARVAVENSLSEVCKMLRQNGYEVVDLGNWQQVVDAIVITGQDINVLGDQNKTITGAPVINAEGMTVNEIFHAVHERLSPTEHR; encoded by the coding sequence ATGGCGAGAGTAGCGGTAGAAAATTCCCTGTCTGAAGTGTGCAAGATGCTGCGTCAAAATGGTTACGAAGTTGTTGATCTGGGCAACTGGCAGCAGGTGGTAGATGCGATTGTCATTACAGGACAGGATATCAACGTACTGGGTGATCAAAACAAAACGATTACTGGAGCTCCCGTCATTAATGCAGAGGGTATGACGGTCAATGAAATTTTTCATGCCGTTCATGAACGTCTCTCTCCTACAGAACATCGGTGA
- a CDS encoding YqhG family protein, translated as MQQQQVRQFVERYLATFSAHIVESHPDYFTVKLPVEVDKDIGNRPFYWSWVDKMNLAYQPLVLTFTFHPDCTPEGLRSEHLHIGATRMQQIFASAKKHGSFVCMYEQQGGLLGNAGKRRSTPLVPWLGMNLKISLLCDKRRDILLYLGINLHQPRLVTDFTSFLFSLSLTPAIPDYYYTLDRKVTIQEALQMAQQEVEHTLEQEDQQWAEEARTRLREELAILEAYYEELARREPENQQTNTDEAEEEEAEQPEAQPSLEQEALHPEPDPAGPTSVEQPVSFDEYRASGGRILDFLRTNGIPITPREEVNQAEWKKSTPDEERQRRKDELAWQYEPRIEVSFINGGLFYLSSVPPLLRSSKAKSMRHLPASGRIM; from the coding sequence ATGCAGCAACAACAGGTCAGACAATTTGTCGAGCGCTATTTGGCGACTTTTTCTGCCCATATCGTCGAGTCTCACCCGGATTATTTCACAGTCAAGCTCCCTGTCGAGGTGGACAAAGATATCGGCAATCGCCCTTTTTACTGGAGCTGGGTAGATAAGATGAATTTGGCTTATCAGCCATTGGTGCTCACCTTTACTTTTCATCCGGATTGCACGCCTGAAGGTTTGCGATCTGAGCATCTGCATATAGGCGCTACCCGCATGCAACAAATTTTCGCTTCAGCCAAAAAGCACGGCAGCTTTGTCTGTATGTACGAGCAACAAGGGGGCCTTTTAGGTAATGCAGGCAAGCGTAGGTCAACCCCTCTCGTGCCTTGGCTCGGGATGAATTTAAAGATTTCTCTGCTCTGTGACAAGCGACGGGACATTTTATTGTACCTGGGGATTAATTTGCATCAGCCACGGCTGGTGACGGATTTCACATCGTTTTTATTTTCACTTTCCCTGACCCCTGCGATCCCTGACTACTACTACACATTGGATCGGAAGGTTACCATACAGGAAGCCCTCCAAATGGCACAGCAGGAAGTCGAACATACACTGGAACAAGAAGATCAGCAATGGGCAGAGGAAGCGCGCACACGTTTGCGTGAAGAGTTGGCCATCTTGGAAGCGTACTATGAAGAATTGGCACGACGCGAACCGGAAAATCAGCAGACAAACACAGACGAAGCCGAAGAAGAAGAAGCAGAGCAGCCGGAAGCTCAGCCGTCACTCGAGCAAGAAGCTCTGCACCCCGAGCCTGATCCAGCTGGACCAACTTCTGTCGAACAGCCCGTATCTTTTGACGAATACCGGGCGTCTGGCGGACGAATCCTCGACTTTTTACGTACAAACGGAATCCCAATCACTCCACGCGAAGAGGTTAATCAAGCTGAGTGGAAAAAGAGCACGCCAGATGAGGAGCGACAACGCAGAAAAGACGAGCTGGCATGGCAATACGAGCCGCGGATCGAAGTTTCGTTCATTAATGGTGGCTTGTTCTATTTATCTTCCGTTCCTCCGCTCTTGCGGTCATCGAAAGCAAAAAGCATGCGACATCTCCCCGCATCAGGGCGAATCATGTAA
- a CDS encoding stalk domain-containing protein — MKSLHKTSLLVCVTILVFFGSVGVVAYWPAISQIIAMNQSPEGEQTFVDPFSYDPPLPSYVKDLNPVYKIQAELHTSEAKITGNMTLEFDNPKTPDVRLYIYDYLWNKMTVKSIRYKDKPLSFERGQSLVKLANPLGKELRGALTIEFENPVPRRGTRFGVKDDIWTLTTWYPMLGAQNQKGVWYDPPQRVDFGDPFVYHYGDYDVSFTSPQGYKWVSSWGRGQTKSIGGNKQQVHYQAKNLLNFGLVGSPLYHIETIQFAPNLTVDIASVDKGNIERIKTIAQSVFPTFIDMYGPLPYPHVAIAETSSGTTYAMEYANLAVFKRDMHHNNLIDHWLPHEVGHLWWYNSVATLESSHGWLDEGLVELGVSHYLQKRYGAQSATTLLDTYNRDVKRLQERYPNGKLDKPLQRFATEEEFKLTWYSRGALLFDNLRRKIGDDAYKRFLQRVQQNYHGSVIGAEHLDQALGQTLQGEAKYFTLYTNSANKNGFGAVQLEPYITTIINNMSFYPSIPARVTQNTVYIPLRELGEKMGLAISWDDKKQMIRVKGNGREVFIKERERFADVDGKRIDLGSPLIEIKERTMVPLSFFEKALGYETAYNQQQKTVKINTYQTIGRAAETK, encoded by the coding sequence ATGAAATCACTACATAAAACCAGCTTGCTCGTATGCGTGACGATCCTCGTTTTTTTCGGCTCAGTTGGGGTCGTCGCGTATTGGCCAGCCATTTCTCAAATCATTGCCATGAATCAATCACCTGAGGGGGAGCAAACGTTCGTCGATCCATTTTCATATGATCCGCCTCTGCCGTCTTATGTAAAGGATTTAAACCCGGTATATAAGATTCAAGCTGAATTACATACGTCTGAAGCAAAAATAACCGGAAACATGACATTGGAGTTCGATAATCCGAAAACGCCAGATGTACGATTGTATATTTACGATTACCTTTGGAACAAAATGACGGTGAAGTCGATTCGCTACAAGGACAAGCCGCTTTCTTTTGAACGTGGTCAATCGCTGGTGAAGCTGGCAAATCCTCTTGGTAAGGAGCTTCGTGGCGCCTTAACCATTGAATTCGAGAACCCGGTTCCACGCAGAGGCACACGTTTTGGGGTCAAAGACGATATATGGACGTTGACGACTTGGTACCCGATGCTTGGGGCCCAAAATCAAAAAGGCGTTTGGTATGACCCGCCGCAACGCGTTGATTTTGGTGATCCATTCGTCTACCACTATGGAGATTACGATGTGTCATTTACCTCTCCACAAGGCTACAAATGGGTCAGTTCGTGGGGCAGAGGGCAAACGAAGTCAATCGGTGGAAATAAGCAGCAAGTCCATTATCAAGCAAAAAATCTGTTGAACTTTGGATTGGTGGGAAGTCCGCTTTATCACATTGAAACGATTCAATTTGCTCCGAATTTAACGGTGGACATTGCTTCCGTGGATAAAGGTAACATTGAACGAATCAAGACCATTGCCCAATCGGTCTTTCCTACTTTCATCGACATGTATGGACCGTTGCCGTATCCGCATGTGGCGATTGCGGAAACAAGTTCAGGAACGACGTACGCCATGGAATACGCAAACCTCGCTGTGTTCAAAAGAGACATGCATCACAATAATTTGATCGATCATTGGCTGCCGCATGAGGTAGGACATCTTTGGTGGTACAACAGTGTAGCTACCTTGGAGTCCTCGCATGGGTGGCTTGATGAGGGGCTGGTAGAGCTCGGTGTTTCCCATTACTTGCAGAAGCGTTATGGTGCTCAATCAGCTACGACTCTGCTGGATACGTACAACCGGGATGTTAAACGTTTGCAAGAGCGTTATCCAAATGGAAAGCTCGACAAGCCATTGCAGAGGTTTGCCACCGAAGAAGAGTTTAAGCTGACCTGGTATTCCCGGGGAGCACTCCTGTTCGACAACCTGCGCCGCAAAATTGGTGACGATGCCTATAAGCGATTCTTGCAGCGCGTCCAGCAAAATTATCATGGCAGTGTCATTGGTGCAGAGCATCTCGATCAGGCGCTTGGACAAACCTTGCAAGGGGAAGCGAAATATTTCACCCTGTATACCAACAGTGCAAATAAGAATGGCTTTGGTGCTGTTCAATTGGAACCCTATATCACCACAATCATTAATAACATGAGTTTTTATCCATCGATTCCAGCTCGGGTCACCCAAAATACGGTGTATATCCCGTTGCGAGAGCTCGGTGAGAAAATGGGATTAGCGATTAGCTGGGACGACAAGAAACAAATGATCCGCGTAAAAGGAAATGGACGCGAGGTATTTATAAAGGAACGGGAGCGCTTTGCTGACGTAGATGGGAAGCGAATCGATCTAGGCAGCCCGTTAATTGAGATCAAAGAACGTACGATGGTTCCACTGTCCTTTTTTGAAAAAGCATTGGGATATGAGACAGCGTACAATCAACAACAAAAAACGGTGAAGATCAATACATACCAAACGATTGGAAGGGCGGCAGAAACAAAATGA
- a CDS encoding YqzE family protein, translating into MSFQEYLKYLTKLFVQYMDTPKDERRLRKTPRESWSSRWFGAIPMSIRLLWRK; encoded by the coding sequence ATGTCCTTTCAGGAATATTTAAAGTACCTGACGAAACTGTTTGTCCAGTACATGGACACCCCAAAAGATGAACGCCGTTTGCGTAAGACTCCACGGGAGTCCTGGTCGTCACGCTGGTTTGGTGCCATTCCCATGTCCATTCGATTGTTGTGGCGCAAATAA
- the gcvPA gene encoding aminomethyl-transferring glycine dehydrogenase subunit GcvPA, with protein sequence MKYRYLPQTDQDKREMLETLGISSVEELFADIPEEVRFKGALNIPEALSEPDLVKYFTHLANKNVNFSTHVNFLGAGVYQHYTPSTVNHMLLRGEFFTAYTPYQPEISQGELQAIFEFQTMVCELTGMEVANSSMYDGATSLAEAAMMAAGHTGKKRVIVSRAVHPEARGVLKTYAYGQNVELVEVGINSNGVTDTAALEALVDENTAAVIVQYPNFFGNVEDLGAIEPIAHGKGALLITSSNPLALGVLEAPGKLGADIVVGDMQPFGIPASFGGPHCGYFATTSKLMRKMPGRIVGQTKDENGKRGFVLTLQAREQHIRREKATSNICSNQALLALAASIAMTALGKQGVQEMAMMNLQKAHYAKNALQAKGLEIVFTSPFFNEFVVKLNKPVAEVNKGLLAAGIIGGYDLGLGYPEFANHTLLAVTELRTKEEIDTLAAELEAITRA encoded by the coding sequence GTGAAATACCGCTACCTGCCCCAAACTGATCAGGACAAGCGCGAAATGCTGGAAACCCTCGGCATTTCGAGTGTAGAAGAACTGTTTGCTGATATTCCGGAAGAAGTGCGCTTCAAAGGTGCTTTGAATATTCCAGAAGCACTTTCCGAGCCAGATTTGGTGAAGTATTTTACACACCTCGCAAATAAAAACGTAAACTTCAGCACGCATGTTAACTTTCTAGGTGCGGGTGTTTATCAACATTACACGCCGAGCACAGTCAATCACATGCTGCTCCGCGGTGAATTCTTTACCGCTTATACACCTTACCAGCCAGAAATCAGCCAAGGTGAGCTGCAAGCTATTTTTGAGTTCCAAACGATGGTATGTGAGCTGACTGGCATGGAGGTAGCCAACTCCTCGATGTATGACGGCGCGACTTCTTTGGCAGAGGCAGCAATGATGGCTGCTGGCCATACTGGCAAAAAGCGCGTAATCGTTTCCCGTGCTGTACATCCAGAAGCGCGTGGCGTTTTGAAAACATATGCGTATGGTCAAAACGTTGAGCTAGTTGAAGTAGGTATCAACAGCAATGGTGTTACGGATACAGCGGCTCTGGAAGCGCTTGTCGATGAAAACACAGCAGCGGTCATCGTGCAGTATCCGAACTTCTTCGGAAACGTAGAGGACTTGGGAGCGATTGAACCAATCGCGCACGGAAAAGGTGCACTGTTGATTACATCCTCCAATCCGCTTGCTCTGGGTGTACTGGAGGCGCCGGGCAAACTGGGCGCAGATATCGTAGTGGGCGACATGCAGCCATTTGGTATCCCAGCATCCTTTGGTGGACCACATTGCGGATACTTTGCTACCACATCCAAACTGATGCGCAAAATGCCAGGTCGTATCGTCGGTCAAACGAAGGACGAAAATGGCAAACGCGGCTTCGTTTTGACACTGCAAGCGCGTGAACAACATATTCGTCGTGAAAAAGCGACTTCCAACATCTGCTCGAACCAAGCGCTGCTCGCATTGGCTGCTTCTATTGCCATGACAGCACTCGGCAAACAGGGTGTACAAGAAATGGCGATGATGAACCTGCAAAAAGCTCATTACGCCAAGAATGCTCTGCAAGCAAAAGGCTTGGAGATCGTATTCACTTCTCCATTCTTCAACGAGTTTGTGGTGAAGCTGAACAAACCAGTTGCAGAAGTAAACAAAGGCCTGTTGGCTGCAGGAATCATCGGGGGCTATGATCTCGGTCTCGGCTATCCAGAGTTTGCAAATCATACCTTGCTTGCAGTAACTGAGCTGCGAACCAAAGAAGAAATCGACACATTGGCGGCTGAATTGGAGGCGATCACACGTGCGTAA
- a CDS encoding DEAD/DEAH box helicase yields the protein MPNVPISFDTSWINPLTERMQEDGPWDKWELFKLSLEAEEAMAVHEFDQLQCLKYLPLLSPFPHQLDTAKRVLLEMRGRAILADEVGLGKTIEAGLIMKEYMVRGLAKKILVLVPASLVIQWTKELHQKFGIAAVAQKKEYMWRQHEVVVASIDTAKRDPHRRHVLDIDYDMLIIDEAHKLKNKRTRNYQFVKEIRKKYCLLLTATPIQNEMDELYNLINLLKPGHLGHTSTFSTNYVEGKRQSKNSEKLREEIEKVMIRNKRSDGGIQFTSRRVQSIPIDLSPEEMTLYEGVTRFVREQYQTGLGVGGFNSLALITLQREVCSSKEAAFMTLYNMHQRTGEDSPLRTQILELVEMIKQIETHSKAAKTVELIQQINDKVIIFTEYRATQNYLQKYLHDHGITSVPFRGGFKRSKKDWMTDLFQNRAQVLIATEAGGEGINLQFCNQVINYDMPWNPMRVEQRIGRVHRLGQKRDVHIYNLSTTGTIEEHILKLLYEKIDLFEMVIGELDDIVERLNLNHSLEDNLIQIIMDSRSSKEMALKLDNIGHAIRASKITKEAVPLSEAADQ from the coding sequence ATGCCGAATGTTCCTATTTCATTTGATACGAGTTGGATCAATCCGCTTACAGAACGCATGCAAGAAGATGGCCCCTGGGATAAGTGGGAGCTGTTCAAGCTCTCATTGGAAGCCGAGGAAGCGATGGCTGTTCACGAATTTGACCAGCTACAGTGTCTGAAATACCTCCCACTCTTATCGCCATTTCCTCACCAGTTGGACACAGCAAAACGGGTCCTGCTAGAAATGCGCGGTCGTGCCATTCTCGCAGATGAGGTCGGTCTGGGAAAGACGATCGAAGCAGGATTGATCATGAAAGAGTATATGGTTCGCGGCTTGGCTAAAAAAATTCTCGTCCTGGTTCCGGCCTCTCTCGTGATTCAATGGACAAAAGAGCTTCATCAAAAATTCGGCATTGCAGCCGTCGCACAAAAAAAAGAATACATGTGGCGCCAGCACGAAGTCGTGGTTGCATCGATAGATACAGCAAAACGAGATCCGCACAGGCGACACGTACTCGACATCGATTACGATATGCTGATCATCGACGAGGCCCATAAACTCAAAAATAAACGGACACGCAACTATCAGTTCGTCAAAGAGATCCGCAAAAAATATTGCCTGCTCCTTACAGCCACCCCCATTCAAAACGAGATGGACGAGCTGTACAACCTCATCAATTTGTTAAAGCCAGGTCATCTCGGCCATACTTCCACCTTCTCTACCAATTACGTAGAGGGCAAACGCCAATCCAAAAACAGCGAGAAATTGCGGGAAGAAATTGAAAAGGTCATGATTCGCAACAAACGAAGTGATGGCGGTATCCAATTTACCAGCCGCCGCGTTCAGTCCATTCCGATTGACCTTTCGCCTGAGGAAATGACGTTGTACGAAGGCGTGACCCGCTTTGTCCGCGAGCAGTACCAAACTGGATTGGGGGTTGGGGGCTTCAACTCCCTTGCTTTGATTACCTTGCAGCGTGAGGTCTGTTCAAGTAAGGAAGCTGCATTTATGACGCTGTATAATATGCACCAGCGCACTGGCGAGGACTCTCCCCTGCGTACGCAAATTCTTGAGCTAGTCGAGATGATCAAACAAATTGAGACGCATTCCAAAGCTGCCAAAACGGTTGAGCTCATTCAACAAATCAACGACAAAGTGATCATTTTTACAGAGTACCGGGCAACACAAAACTACCTGCAAAAATATTTGCATGACCACGGCATTACTTCTGTCCCCTTTCGCGGCGGCTTTAAACGCAGCAAAAAGGACTGGATGACTGATCTTTTCCAAAACCGAGCACAAGTCCTGATCGCGACGGAAGCAGGCGGCGAAGGTATCAATTTGCAGTTCTGCAATCAGGTGATTAATTACGACATGCCTTGGAATCCCATGCGAGTGGAGCAACGAATCGGTCGCGTCCATCGACTGGGTCAAAAAAGGGATGTGCACATTTACAATTTATCGACAACAGGAACGATCGAGGAGCATATTCTCAAGCTGCTGTATGAAAAAATCGATCTGTTTGAAATGGTCATCGGTGAACTCGATGATATTGTGGAACGCCTGAATCTAAATCACTCCTTGGAAGATAATCTGATTCAAATCATTATGGATTCCCGTTCGTCCAAAGAAATGGCGCTAAAGCTCGATAACATTGGACACGCCATTCGGGCAAGCAAAATAACAAAAGAAGCCGTCCCGCTTTCTGAGGCGGCTGACCAATAA
- the gcvPB gene encoding aminomethyl-transferring glycine dehydrogenase subunit GcvPB: MRNDQEKALIFEMSKPGRVGYNLPALDVPEVEVASLLPKHLIRETPAELPEVSELQLVRHYTELSRRNHGVDNGFYPLGSCTMKYNPKINEDVARYAGFAQTHPYQPEETVQGALELLYNLQEELGEITGMDAVTLQPAAGAAGEWTGLMMIRAYHESRGEGHRTKVIVPNSAHGTNPASAAVAGLDTVTIASDERGLVDIQALRDAVGPDTAALMLTNPNTLGLFEEDIVEMAKIVHEAGGLLYYDGANANAILGIARPGDMGFDVVHLNLHKTFTGPHGGGGPGAGPVGVKKILEPFLPTPIVAKKEDGSFYWDSNRPASIGRVKGYNGNFGILVRAYSYIRTMGPEGLLQVSQNAVLSANYMMRRLATAYHLPFDRVCKHEFVLSGVNQKKLGVRTLDIAKRLLDFGYHPPTIYFPLIVDECLMIEPTETETKETLDEFIDVMLQIARECEETPEIVQEAPHTTVVKRLDEATAARKPILRYQPQA; this comes from the coding sequence GTGCGTAACGACCAAGAGAAAGCACTGATTTTTGAAATGAGCAAGCCAGGCCGTGTGGGCTACAATTTGCCGGCATTGGATGTTCCAGAAGTAGAAGTAGCAAGCCTTTTGCCAAAGCACCTCATTCGCGAAACGCCGGCTGAGCTGCCTGAGGTATCTGAGCTGCAATTGGTTCGTCACTATACAGAATTGTCTCGTCGCAACCACGGGGTAGACAATGGCTTCTACCCGCTTGGTTCTTGCACGATGAAATACAACCCGAAAATTAACGAAGACGTTGCCCGTTACGCAGGCTTTGCGCAGACACATCCGTACCAACCGGAAGAAACCGTACAGGGTGCTTTGGAGCTGTTGTACAACCTGCAAGAAGAGCTGGGTGAAATTACAGGCATGGACGCAGTTACTCTGCAACCAGCCGCTGGTGCTGCGGGTGAGTGGACAGGTTTGATGATGATCCGCGCCTACCACGAGAGCCGTGGGGAAGGCCATCGTACCAAAGTAATCGTGCCGAACTCCGCACACGGTACGAACCCGGCATCTGCTGCTGTAGCTGGTTTGGATACCGTAACCATTGCATCTGACGAGCGTGGATTGGTTGACATTCAAGCGCTGCGTGATGCAGTAGGACCTGACACGGCTGCTTTGATGCTGACGAACCCGAACACACTCGGATTGTTTGAAGAAGATATCGTGGAAATGGCGAAAATCGTCCATGAAGCTGGCGGCCTCTTGTACTATGATGGTGCGAATGCGAACGCGATTTTGGGAATTGCCCGTCCGGGAGACATGGGCTTCGACGTGGTGCATCTGAACTTGCACAAAACGTTTACAGGACCTCACGGCGGTGGCGGTCCAGGTGCAGGTCCGGTCGGCGTGAAAAAAATTCTCGAGCCATTCCTGCCTACCCCAATCGTAGCGAAAAAGGAAGACGGTAGCTTCTACTGGGACAGCAATCGTCCGGCTTCCATCGGTCGCGTAAAAGGCTACAACGGAAACTTCGGTATTCTTGTTCGTGCGTACAGCTATATCCGTACGATGGGGCCAGAAGGCTTGCTGCAAGTTTCCCAAAACGCGGTTCTCTCCGCCAACTACATGATGCGTCGTCTGGCAACGGCTTATCATCTGCCATTTGATCGCGTCTGCAAGCATGAGTTCGTCCTGTCTGGAGTGAACCAGAAGAAGCTGGGCGTACGCACGCTCGATATCGCAAAACGCTTGCTCGACTTCGGTTATCACCCGCCAACGATCTACTTCCCATTGATCGTGGACGAGTGCCTCATGATCGAACCGACCGAAACCGAGACAAAAGAAACGCTCGATGAGTTCATCGACGTCATGCTGCAAATTGCCCGCGAGTGCGAGGAAACGCCAGAAATCGTTCAGGAAGCTCCTCATACGACTGTGGTCAAACGTTTGGATGAAGCGACAGCGGCAAGAAAGCCAATCTTGCGTTATCAGCCGCAAGCATAA
- a CDS encoding undecaprenyldiphospho-muramoylpentapeptide beta-N-acetylglucosaminyltransferase, translating to MKRRIVFTGGGSAGHVTVNLALIPHFIKLGWEVAYIGSATGIERELVANHPKVCYFGISSGKLRRYFDWKNVSDPLRVLKGIWQASRFLGKWKPDVIFSKGGFVSVPVVFGGWLNRLPVVIHESDLTPGLANKLAVPFSNKVCVTFPDSLSKIPGNKGIHVGAVVREELKQGRKEAGLVYCSFTEKKPVLLVMGGSLGARRINEAVRRTLANLLEHFSIVHICGKNQVDETIQVTGYKQFEYVQEELPDLLAMADLVVSRAGSNAIYEFLTLQKPMLLIPLSREASRGDQILNAQSFERQGLCHVLLEEELTDDRFYQAVNDLQTNKQSILQRMREENEKKTDALAKVMAILQEAARAN from the coding sequence ATGAAGAGAAGGATTGTGTTTACCGGTGGTGGTTCGGCAGGCCATGTTACTGTGAATCTTGCGCTCATTCCCCACTTTATCAAGCTGGGCTGGGAAGTCGCCTACATTGGTTCTGCGACAGGAATCGAACGTGAGCTGGTCGCCAATCATCCAAAAGTCTGCTATTTTGGCATTTCTTCAGGAAAACTGCGACGTTACTTTGATTGGAAAAACGTAAGTGACCCGCTGCGAGTCCTCAAAGGCATTTGGCAAGCTTCTCGCTTTCTCGGCAAGTGGAAACCGGATGTGATTTTTTCCAAAGGGGGCTTCGTTTCTGTACCGGTCGTATTCGGAGGGTGGCTAAACCGTCTTCCCGTTGTCATCCATGAATCTGATCTGACACCTGGTCTCGCAAACAAGCTGGCTGTCCCTTTTTCCAACAAGGTGTGCGTAACATTTCCAGATTCCCTTTCGAAAATACCGGGAAACAAAGGTATTCACGTAGGTGCAGTCGTGAGAGAAGAGTTGAAGCAGGGGCGAAAAGAAGCGGGCTTGGTGTACTGCTCCTTTACCGAAAAAAAGCCTGTCTTGCTTGTCATGGGGGGAAGCTTGGGAGCACGACGAATCAACGAGGCGGTACGGCGCACATTGGCTAACTTGCTGGAGCATTTCTCCATTGTACATATTTGTGGCAAAAATCAAGTGGATGAAACGATTCAGGTAACAGGCTACAAGCAATTCGAGTATGTTCAGGAGGAGTTGCCTGATTTGCTAGCGATGGCAGATCTTGTTGTGTCTCGTGCTGGCTCCAATGCAATTTATGAGTTTTTAACCCTGCAAAAGCCGATGCTCTTGATACCGTTGTCCCGTGAAGCAAGTCGGGGTGATCAGATTTTAAATGCTCAGTCCTTTGAAAGGCAGGGCTTGTGTCATGTTTTGCTGGAAGAAGAGCTAACGGATGATCGCTTTTATCAAGCAGTGAATGACTTGCAAACGAACAAGC
- a CDS encoding shikimate kinase yields the protein MKNLVLVGFMGTGKTTVGAALAASLGMKHTDLDDAIVESEGRSIPEIFTDQGEAYFRDVETKRLAQLLAVGSQVVTTGGGAVLRKQNVEMMMEHGIVIALHATEEELIKRLENDTGRPLLTGGVATRVKTLMTERAGVYDFAPIQVDTTGKSLSDIVMEITSQVVERTQDGEQ from the coding sequence ATGAAAAACCTGGTGTTGGTCGGATTTATGGGAACGGGAAAAACCACGGTTGGCGCCGCACTCGCTGCCTCTTTGGGAATGAAGCATACGGACTTGGATGATGCGATTGTGGAAAGTGAAGGTCGGAGTATTCCAGAAATCTTCACGGATCAAGGAGAAGCGTATTTCCGAGACGTTGAGACGAAACGTCTGGCGCAATTACTGGCAGTAGGATCTCAGGTAGTAACAACTGGGGGAGGAGCTGTATTGCGGAAGCAAAATGTAGAGATGATGATGGAGCATGGCATCGTCATCGCGCTGCATGCCACGGAAGAGGAGCTCATCAAGCGTTTGGAAAATGATACAGGCCGGCCGTTGTTGACAGGAGGAGTCGCAACCAGGGTAAAAACCTTAATGACGGAGCGCGCAGGTGTATACGATTTCGCTCCGATTCAGGTGGATACGACAGGAAAGAGCCTTTCCGATATCGTGATGGAAATTACGAGCCAAGTGGTTGAAAGAACACAGGACGGGGAACAATAG